GCATGAGAAGCAGGTTCTGGACCATCGCCGAGCTCGCCGCCAGGTGCTCCTCGTCGGTCGTCACCTGACTGTCCTTGCGTTCTTCGAGGTGGTAGAACTGCGGCACCCAGGTCACCACGACCAGCGCCCCGCAGGCGTACATCATGTTGGGCAGCTTGTTGGACGGCGTCATCTCCGGGAACCAGTCGCGCATCTTCCCGGCCAAGCGCTGGCATTCCGGATGCCACAGGACGTGGGCCCGCCACGGCTCGGCGAGGCCGCCATCGCCGCGGAAGAAGTGGAACGGAGCCCAGCCGGCGACACGCAGGGACTCGAGAACTCGCTGCCGGTTGGTCTCCACCGCCGCCGGCGAGAAGGCCGCGGCATCGTCCGCACTGCCCATCACTTTGAAAGTCTTGCGGCCACGGATGGCGGCCGCCACAGCTTGCGGATCGGTTAATGATTGATCTGCCAATTTGAAGTCCTCACGCGGTCGGCGATCCGTCGCCCCGGTGGGCCGCCACCAGCTTCTCCACCACCGCCGGGTCGGCGAGGGTCGAAATATCGCCGAGATCGTCGTAGTTGCCGGCAGCGATATTGCGCAAAATGCGGCGCATGATTTTGCCGGATCGTGTCTTCGGAAGGCCCGGCGCGAGCTGAATGCGGTCTGGACGGGCGATCGGCCCGATGGCGTGCCGCACCTGTTCCTTGAGCATGCCGATCAGCTCTTCCGGATCGGTCTCGTGGTAGTCCGGCGTGATCAGCACATAGGCGAAGATGCCGGTCCCTTTGATTTCATGAGGATAACCCACCACCGCCGCCTCGGCGACGGCGTCGTGGGCCACCAGCGCGCTCTCCACCTCGGCGGTACCGAGACGGTGCCCGCTGACGTTGAGGACGTCGTCGACACGGCCGGTGATCCAGTAGTAGCCATCGGCATCGCGATGGCAGCCATCGCCGGTGAAGTAGAGCCCTGGGTACTGGCTGAAGTAGGTCTCCCGGAAGCGCTCATGGTCGCCGTAGAGGGTGCGCGCCTGGCCCGGCCAGGAACGCGCCATGCATAGGTTTCCACGCACGTCGTCGCCGGCGATGACGGCCCCGTCATCGTCCACCAGCACCGGCTCGACGCCGAAGAAGGGCAAGGTCGCCGAGCCCGGCTTGGCCGGCGTCGCTCCCGGCAAAGGCGTGATCAAAATGCCGCCGGTTTCGGTTTGCCACCAGGTATCGACGATGGCGCAGCGGCCGCCGCCGACGACATCGTGGTACCACTGCCAAACCTCCGGATTGATCGGCTCGCCGACGGTGCCGAGAACGCGCAGCGAGTCACGCCGAGAGCGACTCACCCACTCGTCGCCCTCACGGGCGATAGCGCGTATCGCCGTCGGCGCGGTGTAGAAGACGGTGACTCCGAGATCGTCGACCAGCCGCCAGTAACGGCCGGCATCGGGATAGAGCGGCGTCGACTCGAACATCACCGTCGTCGCGCCATTGGCCAGCGGCCCGTAAATGATGTAGCTGTGGCCGGTGATCCAACCGATGTCGGCGACGCAGGCGTAGACATCGTCCGGCCCGACATCGAACACCATCTCGTGAGTCAAGGCGGCATAGACCAGATAGCCACCGGTGGTGTGCATCACGCCCTTCGGCTTGCCCGTCGAGCCCGAGGTGTAGAGGATGAAGAGCGGCGACTCGGCGTCCATCCACTCGGCCGGACAAACCGGCCGCTGGCGCGCCAGCTCGTCGTCCAGCCAGTGATCGCGACCGGCCTCCATCGCCGGCTGGTGGGCGGTCCGCCGGGCCACCAGGACGGCGTCGATGGCGAGGCCGCGAACGGCTTCATCGGTGGTCTCTTTGAGGGGAATGGTCTTGCCGCCCCGCAGCCCCTGGTTGGCGGTCACCACCAGACGGCAACCGGCGTCTTCGATGCGCTCGCGCAGCGCCTCCGCCGAAAATCCGGCGAAGACGATCGAGTGCACCGCCCCGATGCGGGCGCAGGCCAGCATGGTGTAGGCGAGCTCCGGAATCATCGGCAGGTAGATGCAGACGCGGTCGCCGCGGCGAACGCCGTGGGCCTTGAGCACATTGGCCATGCGCCCGACCTCACGCTGTAGCCGGGCGTAGGAGATGTGCTCGTACTCGCCGGCCTCGTCGCGAGCCCAGATGATCGCCGTCTTCTCCGGCTGCCGGGCGGCATGGCGGTCGACACAGTTCCAGGCGACGTTGAGGCGACCTCCGGCATACCAGGAGATATCGACCTCGTGATAGTCCCAGGTACCCGCCCGGCGCGGCTCCTGGAACCACTCGAGACGCTCCGCCTGCCGTTTCCAGAAGCCCTCGGGATCGTCCAACGACTCGCGGTACAGACGGCGATACTCCTCCAGGGACGGCACGTGGGCATTCTTGGCGATCGCAGGCTTCACCGGAATCATGGGCTTCCTCCTCCGAGATCGATCAGTCGGGCTCGAACCCGCCCATCGAACCGCAGGAGGGTCGCGGCCGTCAAGGGGTGGCGCCTTCGAGGCCTGGTCGTTACCTGTAACGGACCGGCCCGGCGGCGAGCCCTTGACCGGCGAAGGGCGCCTTCGACGGCCTTCCCGGGAGATCTCGCCGAGCCCTTCAGAGCCTCCTCGAACAACCCTTAAAGTGATTGAATCTATGAGCCTTACGCTATCCAGCAGGGAGCGCCGGAAGGCTTGCCAGGAATTTCACGACCGGATAGCCTGACCCCAGAGATTGCCGTGATCTATCGCTTCGCCGAATTCGAGATCGACCGCGCCGCCTATCGGCTGACCCGTCAGGGGGAAGCGGTACGGCTCGAACCGCGAGTCTTCGATCTGCTGGTTTATCTCCTCGAGCACCGCTCGCGGGTGATCGCCAAGGACGAGCTCTTCGCCGAGGTCTGGCAAGGGCAGGCGGTCACCGACTCGGTGCTCACCCGCGCCGTCTATGAGCTGCGCAGCGCCCTCGGCGACGACTCCAAGCAGCCGCGCTACCTGGCCACCGTCCACGGCCGCGGTTACCGCTTCGTCGGCGAGGTTCGAGAGGGCGTCGGCGATGCCAACCCGAGCCCGACGCCGGAGGCAGACGAAACGCCACCCCCGGCCAGGCCCGAAGCGCTGCCCTCATCGCGGCCCAGCGGCCGTCCCCGGTGGACGCTCTGGGCCGGAATCGGTGCGCTCTCGCTGCTCGTCGGGCTGGCGGCCGCGCAGCTCCTGCGGGATCCCGGCACGGCCACCTCGCGAGCCGATTCGGCACCCGAACCCGAGCGCGATCGGACGACTCGTCTGGCCCTGTTGCCCTTCACCACCACCACCGACGACGCCAACCGCGATCTGCTCTCGCTGTCGATGACGGACCTGCTGTGGGCCCGCCTTTCGGCCCAGCCGGGGCTGCACGTTCCGATGCCCGACTACGGCGGCGGTCGTGAGCTCTCCAGCGAGAGTATCGCCGCCTACCTGCGCGACCTCGGAGCCGAGGCCGCCGTCACCGGCCGCCTGGCGCCGATCGGTGCCGAGCCGCGAGCGCGCCTGACCGTCGAGCTCTACCGGGTGGACCCGCAGCGCGGGGTCCAGACCCTGACCCTCGGGGGTTACGATCTCCCCCACCTCGAAGACGATGCCGATCTCGCCTTCTTCACCCGGGTGCGGGAAGCGATCGCCGCCAACGTCATCGAGCAGCTCGGCGGCGCCTTCTCCTTCACCACCGGTGACGGCAGCTCGCCGAGCGACCCCGAGGCCTTCCGCCTCTACCTCGAAGCCCGCTCCCGCCTCCTCGACCTGACCTGCGGTGATCGCGAATGGGTGGTCAACCTGCTCGACCGATCGATCGAGCGCGACCCCAACTTCGGCCTCGCCTGGCTGGCCCTGGGCTTCGCCCACTACAGTCAGCTCTGGTCCTGCGGCCGGGAGGCGGAGTTCGCCCTCCAGGCCTTGGCCGCCGCCGAGCGCGCGCTCGAGGTGTCCCCGGAGATGAGCCACGCCCTCTTCCTCCAGACCTGTGTGCTGACCGACCTGGGGCGAACCGAAGAAGCCTGGCAGCGGCTCCAAGGGAGCTCCGTGCGACGTTCCCCTCAGACCCTCGTCGCGCGTGCCTACGTGCTGCGCCACGCCGGCCTTCTCGACCTGGCGGCCAACCACGTCCGGGACGCCCTCGAGCTCGATCCTCTGGTCTTCGAGGAGCTCGGCGAGGTGCCCCTCACCTTGCTCTATCGCGGTGAGTACGACACCTTCCTGGCCTACCTGCCCGGCCTCGACAGTCCCTACAATCTGTTCTACCGCGGCCTCACGGAGAGACTGCGAAATCGCCCTCAGGTGGCGCGGGAGCTGCTCGAGCCGGCCTTCCGGCTGAATCCCAACGACCTCTTCGCGCGCTACTCCTCCAGCCTTCTCGCCCTCCTCGAAGGGGACCGCGACGCGGCCGGCGACATCGTCCGCCAGGTGGTGCATCAGCGCCGCACGCTGGCGGCGGCGGGCGGCGAGCTGACCTTCAAAGAGGCCCAGCTCCTCGCCGCCGCCGGCGACCAGCGCGGCGCCGTCGAGCAGCTCGAGCTGGCCGTCGATCAGGGCTTCTTCTGCTCGCCGTGTATGGCCTCCGACCCGCTGTTGACGAATCTCACCGGAAACGACGCCTTTCGCCTCGCGGTGCAGCGGGCTGAAGAGCGCCGGGCGCGCTTCGTCGAGGCCACGGGAGCCGGATCCAGCCTGATTCCAGCTCCCTGAAGAATCCCCGAAATCGCCCGTCCCGCGGGCCTTCCGTAACTCCCTGAGATCTTCATCAGAACCTCCTGAGGGTTCGCTCACGAGCCCGTCACGGCGCCCTCAAGCGCGCTCACCGAGGGCTGCCTAGGCTCCGTCTCGTCGTCGCGGCAATCCCGCCCGGCGACTGACCACGGAGCCCGCAATGCCTCGACGGAGGTCTTTCACCGCCCACCTGGCCGGAGCCCTCACCAGCGCTCTGACCCTCGCCCTCGCGATCATCCCGGTGGCGATCGCCGACGGCAACCCGCCGCCGGACCTGCGCCTCGAGTGGCGCCTCGGCGACCGCACCTCACGCCGCGCACCGGCCGTCCAAGGTCGCCCGGGCGAGGTCGTCACCCTGCCCTATGTGCTGCGCAACGTCGGCGGACAGGCGGCCCACGGAGTGGTGATCGAAGCCTTCACCCAGCTCGGACCGGTCGGAGCCAGCAAGCGCCTGCGACCGGGACCGCGGCCGGGCCAAGAGGTGGCGCGACGTCTCGATCTGCCCCTCGCCCGCGGCGTGCGCGAGGTGTGCATCGTGGTCCGGCTCCAGACCCTCGAAATCGAAGATCCCCGGGATCCCCATCCCGACGACAACCGGCTGTGCCGCCCGGTCGCCATCGCGACCGGCGCAGACCGCCACCCATCGACCCCAGATCTATAGACCAGAGACCCCATAGACAAGAGAAAGGAACCACCATGAAGCCTTTTCACCGCATCTTCGTCCTCGCCACGGCCCTCACGGCCCTGGTCGCGATGAGCGCCGCGGCGCCGCCCGCGGCCGCCCAGCCAGACCTCGTCATCAACAACGTCCAGGTGCTCGACTGCGGTCGCATCCAGGTCACCATGCGCAACCAGGGCAATCAGCTCAACAACACCATCACCGCCGCCTCGGTGGTGGTCTATCCGGCCGGCACCCCGAACCTGAACGTCTGGCGCAAGAACGTCTTCTTCAGCGCCATCGGCGCCGGCCAGTCGCGCACCATGACGGTTTCCGGACCGTCTCCCAATCCCCCCAACGGCACCGGCAAGCAGCGCGCCTTCACCAACGACGGGGCGCACACCATCCAGGTGGTGGCGGACGGCACCGAGGTGGTCAACGAGACCAATGAGAACAACAACATCTTCAACACCAATCACAACGCCAACGGCTGCTCCCTGGCCGAGCCTTGCGAGCTGGCAGCGGTGTTCTCGTGGCCGACCTACTCGAACCTTCCGGCCTCCAACCCCGCCAAGCTGACCGCCAAGTTCACCAACAGCGGCGGCGAGAGCTGTCCGGCCAAGACCCTGGTGCTGCGGCGCTACTCCGGCTCGAGCCCGTCCGGCCCCGCCGTCACCGTCGGCAGCTCCCAGCTTCCGACCGTCGCCGCCAGCCGCACCAAGAAGGTGTCCTGGGTCGATTCCAACCATCCGACCAGCGGCACCTTCACCTATGCCTTCACCTATCAGGGTGGCTTCAGCGACGGCAACAACGGCAACCACTCGCCCTCGAAGACGGTCACCTTCACCTCGCCGGTGCGGCCCGGCGGCGGGGGCGGCAGCGGTGCCGGCTGTGACTTGAGCGCTCAGTTCACGGCACCCAACGGCTCGAACCTGCCCGGCGGCGGCACCATCTCCTGGAATGTGCTGTTCAAGAACCAGGGCAGCGGCCAGTGCAAAGCCGCCAAGGTGCGCCTCAACCGCTTCAAGGGCAACACCTGCAGCGGCTACGGCAGCCTGATCGGCGGCTCCGGCAACATCCAGATGGTGCAAGAGCTGGCCCCCGGCCAAAGCCAGACCGTGGTGTTCACCGAGCGACGGGCGCCACGCTCCGGCCGGCACTGCTACCAGCTCAAGTACTCCTCGCCCTTCAACGACAGCAACAACAGCAATCACCGCCCGCAGCGGAAGGTCAACTTCCAGTGAGTG
This DNA window, taken from Acidobacteriota bacterium, encodes the following:
- a CDS encoding nitroreductase family protein, yielding MAAAIRGRKTFKVMGSADDAAAFSPAAVETNRQRVLESLRVAGWAPFHFFRGDGGLAEPWRAHVLWHPECQRLAGKMRDWFPEMTPSNKLPNMMYACGALVVVTWVPQFYHLEERKDSQVTTDEEHLAASSAMVQNLLLMLTAHGMGTYWSSGGQLRSPEAFERLGIPPKERLLAAVFVEFPETLGEARERIAGRHRERRSDRWIREVAELTEPD
- a CDS encoding CARDB domain-containing protein encodes the protein MKPFHRIFVLATALTALVAMSAAAPPAAAQPDLVINNVQVLDCGRIQVTMRNQGNQLNNTITAASVVVYPAGTPNLNVWRKNVFFSAIGAGQSRTMTVSGPSPNPPNGTGKQRAFTNDGAHTIQVVADGTEVVNETNENNNIFNTNHNANGCSLAEPCELAAVFSWPTYSNLPASNPAKLTAKFTNSGGESCPAKTLVLRRYSGSSPSGPAVTVGSSQLPTVAASRTKKVSWVDSNHPTSGTFTYAFTYQGGFSDGNNGNHSPSKTVTFTSPVRPGGGGGSGAGCDLSAQFTAPNGSNLPGGGTISWNVLFKNQGSGQCKAAKVRLNRFKGNTCSGYGSLIGGSGNIQMVQELAPGQSQTVVFTERRAPRSGRHCYQLKYSSPFNDSNNSNHRPQRKVNFQ
- the acs gene encoding acetate--CoA ligase: MIPVKPAIAKNAHVPSLEEYRRLYRESLDDPEGFWKRQAERLEWFQEPRRAGTWDYHEVDISWYAGGRLNVAWNCVDRHAARQPEKTAIIWARDEAGEYEHISYARLQREVGRMANVLKAHGVRRGDRVCIYLPMIPELAYTMLACARIGAVHSIVFAGFSAEALRERIEDAGCRLVVTANQGLRGGKTIPLKETTDEAVRGLAIDAVLVARRTAHQPAMEAGRDHWLDDELARQRPVCPAEWMDAESPLFILYTSGSTGKPKGVMHTTGGYLVYAALTHEMVFDVGPDDVYACVADIGWITGHSYIIYGPLANGATTVMFESTPLYPDAGRYWRLVDDLGVTVFYTAPTAIRAIAREGDEWVSRSRRDSLRVLGTVGEPINPEVWQWYHDVVGGGRCAIVDTWWQTETGGILITPLPGATPAKPGSATLPFFGVEPVLVDDDGAVIAGDDVRGNLCMARSWPGQARTLYGDHERFRETYFSQYPGLYFTGDGCHRDADGYYWITGRVDDVLNVSGHRLGTAEVESALVAHDAVAEAAVVGYPHEIKGTGIFAYVLITPDYHETDPEELIGMLKEQVRHAIGPIARPDRIQLAPGLPKTRSGKIMRRILRNIAAGNYDDLGDISTLADPAVVEKLVAAHRGDGSPTA
- a CDS encoding winged helix-turn-helix domain-containing protein, producing the protein MIYRFAEFEIDRAAYRLTRQGEAVRLEPRVFDLLVYLLEHRSRVIAKDELFAEVWQGQAVTDSVLTRAVYELRSALGDDSKQPRYLATVHGRGYRFVGEVREGVGDANPSPTPEADETPPPARPEALPSSRPSGRPRWTLWAGIGALSLLVGLAAAQLLRDPGTATSRADSAPEPERDRTTRLALLPFTTTTDDANRDLLSLSMTDLLWARLSAQPGLHVPMPDYGGGRELSSESIAAYLRDLGAEAAVTGRLAPIGAEPRARLTVELYRVDPQRGVQTLTLGGYDLPHLEDDADLAFFTRVREAIAANVIEQLGGAFSFTTGDGSSPSDPEAFRLYLEARSRLLDLTCGDREWVVNLLDRSIERDPNFGLAWLALGFAHYSQLWSCGREAEFALQALAAAERALEVSPEMSHALFLQTCVLTDLGRTEEAWQRLQGSSVRRSPQTLVARAYVLRHAGLLDLAANHVRDALELDPLVFEELGEVPLTLLYRGEYDTFLAYLPGLDSPYNLFYRGLTERLRNRPQVARELLEPAFRLNPNDLFARYSSSLLALLEGDRDAAGDIVRQVVHQRRTLAAAGGELTFKEAQLLAAAGDQRGAVEQLELAVDQGFFCSPCMASDPLLTNLTGNDAFRLAVQRAEERRARFVEATGAGSSLIPAP